One Anaerolineales bacterium DNA segment encodes these proteins:
- a CDS encoding GGDEF domain-containing protein has protein sequence MTKPRRLTIGVLVGYHVYEGAHPTAFAFPLIRGMQSAARDKQLNLLVGCGVTRVAGPNLHRSAWPELNPDMDFIPIGPWNTDGLIFLGPLRTEPRLRFTRRLQEEGFPVLNIGGDAGPPAVVVDNEGGIRQVLEHLVRHGHKEIAFIAGDEEDTGDSAVRVNAYRAGVRAFGLSEDPRLVEYGQHWIAGGYAAMQRMLQSGAAFTAVMCSNDMSAIGAARALREAGLRVPADVAVAGFDDILESLAQVPPLTSVHYPLFETGYRALILLQKRIERGAGAIPDLTRIATWLMPRQSCGCLPEAVAKCALGADQYPPSADPASVRYQDELAALMLDALLEENPQSHGEWLPYCRRIAGGFLRSLEDGDPSHFQTSLSEVLQQVELTSDDNAHIWQSAVSVLRRAAAAERIGSGDSERVRRVEDLLHQARTLLSESVERRYTRLLVRRAGMDEDMGLLTARLISSSDEDQMYVTLREDLPRIGLRSCNIVFFRPRGGDPVADSILQPLERDAPGMQFETRHFPPPGLYPEEEPFSLALLPLCYLEEKMGYVAFDGGNLDPLATLVRQLASSIKNAQLHAQVLELSLTDGLTGIHNRRYFEIMLQKETERSRRYKRDLAVIMIDIDWFKRYNDKFGHPAGDEALKEVARCIEQTARRGLDVVTRYGGEEFAVILPETDIAGARMVAESIRRQIESNGTFLQPTTVSLGIASLRGERVQAQELVEEADRALYQAKVQGRNRSVDYAAWMTQTAHREETPAEGGPASRRPAVKRIRKSTGMLNEKR, from the coding sequence ATGACCAAACCCCGAAGACTCACGATCGGCGTACTCGTCGGTTACCACGTGTACGAGGGGGCCCATCCAACGGCCTTCGCGTTTCCACTCATCCGCGGGATGCAGTCGGCCGCGCGGGATAAGCAACTCAACCTGCTGGTCGGCTGCGGCGTGACCCGCGTGGCGGGTCCCAATCTCCATCGATCGGCTTGGCCGGAATTGAATCCGGACATGGACTTTATCCCCATCGGTCCATGGAACACGGACGGGTTGATCTTCCTGGGGCCGCTGCGGACGGAACCCCGGCTTCGGTTTACCCGCCGGCTGCAGGAGGAGGGCTTCCCGGTGTTGAATATCGGCGGCGACGCCGGACCGCCCGCGGTCGTCGTCGACAACGAGGGCGGCATCCGCCAAGTCCTGGAACACCTGGTCCGGCACGGACATAAAGAAATTGCATTCATCGCCGGCGATGAAGAGGACACGGGCGACAGCGCCGTGCGGGTGAACGCCTACCGGGCGGGCGTCCGCGCATTCGGGCTGTCCGAGGATCCGCGGCTGGTGGAATATGGGCAGCATTGGATCGCAGGCGGGTACGCCGCCATGCAGCGGATGCTGCAATCGGGCGCGGCCTTCACCGCGGTGATGTGCAGCAACGATATGTCCGCCATCGGCGCCGCGCGGGCCCTGCGCGAAGCGGGTCTGCGCGTGCCCGCCGACGTGGCGGTCGCCGGCTTTGACGATATTCTCGAGAGTCTGGCGCAGGTGCCCCCGCTGACCAGCGTCCACTATCCGCTGTTTGAAACCGGATACCGCGCCCTGATCCTGCTTCAAAAGCGGATCGAACGGGGCGCCGGGGCCATCCCGGACCTGACCCGCATCGCCACTTGGCTGATGCCGCGGCAATCCTGCGGCTGCCTGCCGGAAGCGGTCGCCAAGTGCGCCCTCGGCGCCGATCAATATCCGCCGTCCGCGGATCCCGCCTCGGTCCGGTATCAAGACGAGCTTGCCGCACTCATGCTGGACGCGCTGCTGGAGGAGAATCCGCAATCCCACGGGGAATGGCTTCCCTATTGCCGCCGGATCGCGGGAGGCTTCCTGCGCAGTCTGGAGGACGGGGATCCCTCTCACTTCCAAACCTCGCTCTCGGAGGTTTTACAGCAGGTGGAATTGACGAGCGACGACAACGCCCACATTTGGCAATCCGCCGTATCGGTCTTGCGGCGGGCGGCGGCCGCGGAGCGGATCGGGAGCGGGGATTCTGAGCGCGTCAGGCGGGTTGAAGACCTCCTGCATCAGGCGCGGACCCTGCTTTCCGAAAGCGTCGAACGTCGGTATACGCGGCTGTTGGTCCGACGCGCCGGGATGGATGAGGACATGGGTTTGCTAACGGCGCGCCTCATTTCTTCGTCGGACGAAGACCAAATGTATGTAACCTTGCGGGAGGACCTGCCCCGGATCGGTTTGCGTTCGTGCAACATCGTGTTTTTCCGGCCGCGGGGCGGGGATCCGGTGGCGGACAGCATCCTGCAGCCGCTGGAGCGGGATGCGCCCGGAATGCAGTTCGAGACCCGCCACTTCCCGCCCCCGGGATTGTATCCGGAGGAGGAGCCGTTCAGCTTGGCGCTGCTTCCGTTGTGCTATCTGGAGGAAAAAATGGGGTACGTAGCGTTCGACGGCGGGAACCTCGATCCGCTGGCGACGCTGGTCCGTCAATTGGCTTCGTCGATTAAAAACGCCCAGCTGCACGCCCAGGTGCTGGAACTCTCGCTGACCGACGGATTAACGGGGATCCACAACCGGCGCTATTTCGAAATCATGCTGCAAAAGGAAACGGAGCGCAGCCGGCGCTACAAGCGGGATCTGGCGGTGATCATGATCGACATCGACTGGTTCAAAAGATACAACGACAAATTCGGGCACCCGGCGGGGGACGAAGCCCTCAAGGAAGTCGCCCGATGCATCGAGCAGACGGCCCGACGCGGCTTGGACGTGGTCACCCGCTACGGCGGCGAGGAGTTCGCCGTCATCTTGCCGGAGACGGACATCGCCGGAGCCCGCATGGTGGCCGAAAGCATCCGCCGGCAGATCGAAAGCAACGGAACTTTCCTACAGCCGACGACGGTCAGCCTGGGAATCGCTTCGTTGCGGGGAGAGAGGGTCCAAGCTCAGGAATTGGTGGAGGAGGCGGACCGGGCGTTGTACCAGGCCAAGGTTCAAGGCCGGAACCGCTCGGTGGATTACGCGGCGTGGATGACCCAGACGGCGCATCGCGAAGAAACGCCCGCCGAAGGCGGGCCCGCATCCCGCCGGCCGGCGGTGAAACGGATTCGTAAAAGCACGGGCATGTTGAATGAAAAACGTTGA
- a CDS encoding GGDEF domain-containing protein has translation MRPTIGVLFGFHIYEGARPAPFSFPIIRGIQAAARDKNVHLMLACGMARRTGRSRQVPAWPEAGPETDFLPVGPWNTDGLLFVTPMLAKRRMRYAQRLAEEGFPVLFLGGELGSPAILPDNESGIRQVLEHLVGHGHRSIAFIAGYEQDPGDSFARLNAYRKGVQELGLSDDPRLLVYGQHWDVGGFDAMRRILESGVKFTAVMCSNDHSAMGAMRALQEAGIRIPQDAAVTGFDDVLETKAQVPPLTSVRYPLFETGYRALLLLHKRIERGPRAVPEWTRVSTWLVPRQSCGCLPDIVVQSADLGGPSSRAPEPSSAKGIDDLPASILDALQGEDMHTPGHEILPLCGRLVEGFCLSLEDGDDAHFQQAATDVLQQVELRDEDSALLWQSAVTELRRAVYAGRIGSGGADCRDRAEAILHRARILLSESIDRRSMRLQVRQTDYDEAMGLLTARLISSSDEDRLYRTLREDLPAIGVRSCRVVFFEPEGEDPVGWSVMHPLEPDSPVMRFETRRFPPPGLYPEGEAHSLALLPVTYRDEKLGYVAFEGGSLDPLATLVRQFASAIKNVQLHARVRELSLRDGLTGLHNHRYFEIMLQKETDRSRRYRRDLAVIMIDIDRFKNYNDAFGHPAGDEALREVGQCIERGARRGLDVVARYGGEEFAIILPETDAAGAMTVAENVRRGVEGSGKLLHRLTVSLGIASMCGEGILPAEVVDRADQALYQAKLRGRNRTEVFEEGSAQTADWKESGPAAEDPPARPPLRERARNPNGG, from the coding sequence ATGAGACCGACCATCGGCGTTTTATTCGGCTTTCACATCTACGAGGGTGCCCGCCCGGCGCCATTTTCCTTTCCCATCATCCGCGGGATACAGGCGGCGGCGCGCGATAAAAACGTGCATCTGATGTTGGCCTGCGGCATGGCGCGCCGGACCGGACGCAGCCGTCAGGTCCCGGCCTGGCCGGAGGCCGGTCCGGAAACGGATTTCCTGCCGGTCGGCCCGTGGAACACCGATGGATTGCTCTTCGTCACGCCGATGCTGGCCAAGCGGCGGATGCGCTACGCGCAGCGGTTGGCGGAGGAGGGATTTCCGGTTTTGTTTCTCGGCGGGGAATTGGGAAGCCCGGCCATTTTGCCCGACAACGAAAGCGGAATCCGGCAGGTGCTCGAGCATTTGGTCGGGCACGGCCACCGCTCGATCGCCTTCATCGCCGGGTACGAGCAGGATCCCGGAGACAGCTTCGCCCGGTTGAACGCCTACCGCAAGGGAGTCCAGGAATTGGGGCTGTCGGACGACCCGCGGCTGTTGGTTTACGGACAGCATTGGGATGTCGGCGGTTTTGATGCCATGCGGCGGATACTGGAATCCGGGGTGAAGTTCACCGCCGTGATGTGCAGCAACGACCATTCGGCCATGGGGGCGATGCGGGCTCTGCAAGAGGCCGGGATCCGGATTCCCCAGGATGCGGCTGTGACCGGCTTCGACGACGTTTTGGAAACCAAGGCGCAGGTGCCGCCGCTAACCAGCGTGCGTTATCCGCTGTTCGAGACCGGGTACCGCGCGTTGCTCCTACTCCACAAGCGGATCGAACGCGGCCCGCGCGCCGTGCCGGAATGGACCCGCGTATCCACCTGGCTCGTCCCCCGCCAATCCTGCGGATGCCTGCCAGATATCGTCGTGCAATCGGCGGACCTCGGCGGACCGTCGTCCCGCGCACCGGAGCCGTCCTCGGCCAAGGGGATCGACGATCTCCCGGCTTCGATCCTGGATGCCCTGCAGGGGGAGGACATGCACACGCCGGGCCATGAGATTCTGCCGCTTTGCGGCCGGTTGGTGGAGGGATTTTGTCTCAGCCTGGAAGACGGGGACGACGCCCATTTCCAGCAAGCGGCGACGGATGTCCTTCAGCAGGTGGAATTGCGGGATGAAGACAGCGCCCTGCTTTGGCAATCCGCGGTGACGGAACTGCGCCGGGCGGTGTACGCCGGGCGGATCGGGTCCGGCGGAGCCGACTGCCGGGACCGGGCGGAAGCGATCCTCCACCGGGCCCGGATCCTGCTCAGCGAGAGCATCGACCGGCGCTCCATGCGGTTGCAGGTCCGGCAGACCGATTACGACGAGGCGATGGGCTTGTTGACCGCCCGGCTGATATCCTCGTCGGACGAAGACCGACTGTACCGGACGCTGCGGGAGGATCTTCCCGCAATCGGGGTGCGCTCGTGCCGGGTGGTGTTCTTTGAGCCGGAGGGGGAAGACCCGGTGGGGTGGAGCGTGATGCACCCGTTGGAGCCGGACTCTCCGGTGATGCGGTTCGAGACGCGCCGGTTTCCGCCGCCGGGATTGTATCCGGAGGGGGAGGCGCACAGCCTGGCGCTGCTTCCGGTCACGTACCGCGACGAGAAGCTCGGGTACGTGGCGTTCGAGGGAGGCAGCTTGGATCCGTTGGCGACGCTGGTGCGGCAGTTCGCCTCGGCGATCAAGAACGTGCAGCTGCACGCCAGGGTGCGGGAGCTTTCGCTGCGGGACGGGCTGACCGGGTTGCACAACCATCGATATTTCGAGATCATGCTGCAAAAGGAGACGGATCGAAGTCGGCGGTACCGGCGGGATTTGGCGGTGATTATGATCGACATCGACCGCTTCAAGAATTATAACGATGCCTTCGGCCATCCGGCGGGGGACGAGGCGCTGCGGGAGGTCGGGCAGTGCATCGAGCGCGGGGCGCGGCGGGGGCTGGACGTGGTGGCTCGTTACGGAGGCGAAGAGTTCGCGATCATCCTGCCGGAGACGGACGCGGCGGGGGCGATGACGGTGGCGGAAAACGTGCGCCGCGGTGTGGAGGGGAGCGGTAAACTCCTGCATCGGCTGACGGTGAGCCTGGGGATCGCGTCGATGTGCGGGGAGGGGATCCTTCCGGCGGAGGTGGTGGATCGGGCCGACCAGGCGCTGTATCAAGCCAAGCTGCGCGGGCGGAACCGAACCGAGGTATTCGAGGAGGGATCGGCCCAAACCGCAGATTGGAAGGAATCCGGTCCGGCAGCGGAGGATCCGCCCGCCCGCCCGCCGCTGAGGGAACGGGCCCGAAATCCGAACGGGGGTTAA
- a CDS encoding GGDEF domain-containing protein, with protein MRTSKRLTIGVLFGFHIYEGSYPAQFCFPIIRGMQAAARDKGNNLLVGCGVGLRVGANVHRPAWPEVDPDVEFIPIGPWNTDGLAVVVPLLTEKKMRYTQRLIEEGFPLIYLGGDSGPPAILVDNEGGIRQAMEHLVRHGHRSIAFIAGDDLDAGDSYARLKAYREGVERYGLNPDPRLVEYGYHWVSGGSEALQRILQTGVDFTAVMCSNDLSAVGAIRALREAGLRIPRDVAVTGFDDVLESQAQVPPLTSVHYPLFEAGYRAVLMLNKRILQGPGSLPDVTPVATRLVTRQSCGCMPKIAAQTTADSISPQSDAAPAGEDVRDNLAQAMVEALQEEDPRAAGAVLLPLCKRLADGFLESLTSGDAAGFQDAAAEVLQQIEVSGEGNAHIWQSAVTVMRRMTRPLLKKGWDPALRERAESLLHQARTLFSESADRRWTQLLVTRTANEETMGLLTARLISSTTEEQAYEALREGLPQVGVRSCHVAFFEPQGEDPVAFSRVRPLAYDEPAMRFETRGFPPPGLYPDGEAYSLALLPMSFRDEKLGYVAFDGGNLDPLAVLVRQLASSLLNVRLHAKVLELSLTDGMTAVHNRRYFELMLQKETERSRRYARNLAVIMIDIDRFKDYNDAFGHPAGDEALKEVARCVEQSARRGLDVVTRYGGEEFAIILPETDARGARVVAEDVRVQIERNGVFRRPLTVSLGIASMQGQQIRPEELVDRADRALYRAKSEGRNRTAEYLEGMGTPAHAEQDLASGAGPSPSRADDG; from the coding sequence GTGAGAACATCCAAACGATTAACCATCGGCGTGCTGTTCGGATTTCACATCTACGAGGGATCCTATCCCGCACAATTCTGCTTCCCCATCATCCGCGGGATGCAGGCGGCGGCGCGCGACAAAGGCAACAATCTACTGGTTGGGTGCGGAGTGGGTCTCCGGGTGGGAGCCAACGTTCACCGTCCGGCTTGGCCGGAGGTCGATCCGGATGTGGAATTTATTCCGATCGGCCCCTGGAACACCGACGGCCTCGCGGTTGTGGTTCCGCTGTTGACGGAAAAGAAGATGCGGTACACCCAGCGGTTGATCGAGGAAGGATTTCCCTTGATCTACCTTGGCGGCGATTCGGGCCCTCCGGCCATTCTGGTCGACAACGAGGGGGGTATCCGGCAAGCCATGGAACATCTGGTGCGGCACGGGCACCGGTCGATCGCCTTCATCGCGGGCGACGATTTGGATGCGGGCGACAGTTATGCCCGGTTAAAAGCCTACCGGGAGGGGGTGGAGAGATACGGGTTGAACCCGGATCCGCGGCTGGTGGAGTACGGATACCACTGGGTCAGCGGCGGATCCGAGGCGTTGCAGCGGATACTGCAAACGGGGGTGGATTTCACCGCGGTGATGTGCAGCAACGACCTGTCGGCGGTGGGCGCGATCCGGGCGTTGCGGGAAGCGGGGCTCCGAATACCGCGGGACGTGGCCGTGACGGGATTCGACGACGTCTTGGAAAGCCAAGCCCAGGTCCCGCCGCTGACCAGTGTTCACTACCCGTTGTTTGAAGCCGGTTACCGTGCGGTATTGATGCTGAACAAGAGGATTCTTCAAGGACCGGGATCGCTGCCGGATGTTACCCCGGTCGCCACCCGCCTGGTGACGCGGCAATCCTGCGGCTGCATGCCGAAGATCGCAGCCCAGACGACGGCGGATTCCATTTCTCCGCAATCGGACGCCGCCCCGGCCGGGGAGGACGTCCGGGACAACCTGGCGCAAGCGATGGTGGAGGCGCTGCAGGAGGAAGATCCGCGTGCGGCGGGCGCAGTTCTTCTTCCGCTATGCAAACGCCTGGCGGACGGCTTCCTGGAGAGTCTGACAAGCGGGGACGCCGCCGGTTTTCAAGATGCGGCGGCTGAAGTCCTCCAACAAATTGAGGTTTCGGGCGAGGGGAACGCCCACATCTGGCAATCCGCGGTCACCGTTATGCGCCGGATGACGCGGCCCTTGCTGAAGAAGGGCTGGGATCCGGCTTTACGCGAACGGGCGGAAAGCCTGCTGCATCAGGCGCGGACTCTGTTCAGTGAAAGTGCGGACCGGCGCTGGACGCAGTTGCTGGTGACCCGGACCGCGAATGAAGAAACCATGGGGTTGCTGACCGCGCGCTTGATTTCTTCAACGACGGAGGAGCAGGCCTACGAGGCGCTTCGGGAAGGACTGCCGCAAGTGGGCGTACGGTCGTGCCATGTGGCCTTCTTCGAGCCGCAGGGGGAGGATCCGGTCGCTTTCAGCCGGGTGCGTCCGCTGGCGTACGACGAGCCGGCGATGAGGTTCGAAACGCGCGGGTTTCCGCCGCCGGGGCTGTACCCGGACGGCGAAGCTTACAGCCTGGCGCTGCTGCCGATGTCGTTCCGCGACGAGAAGCTGGGGTACGTGGCCTTCGATGGGGGAAACCTGGATCCGCTGGCGGTGTTGGTGCGGCAGCTCGCTTCCTCGCTGCTTAACGTCCGCCTGCACGCCAAGGTGTTGGAACTCTCGTTGACGGACGGGATGACCGCGGTGCACAACCGGCGGTACTTCGAACTCATGCTGCAAAAAGAAACCGAGCGCAGCCGTCGGTATGCGCGGAACCTGGCGGTGATCATGATCGACATCGACCGCTTCAAGGATTACAACGACGCGTTCGGGCATCCGGCGGGGGACGAAGCGCTCAAGGAAGTCGCCCGATGCGTCGAGCAGTCGGCACGCCGCGGCCTGGACGTGGTCACCCGCTACGGCGGCGAGGAATTTGCGATCATTCTTCCGGAAACGGATGCCCGCGGAGCGCGGGTGGTGGCGGAAGACGTCCGCGTCCAGATCGAACGGAACGGGGTGTTCCGGAGGCCGCTGACGGTGAGTTTGGGAATCGCGTCGATGCAGGGTCAGCAGATCCGGCCGGAGGAACTGGTGGACCGGGCGGACCGGGCATTGTACCGGGCCAAATCCGAAGGACGGAACCGGACCGCGGAATATTTGGAAGGGATGGGTACTCCTGCGCATGCGGAGCAGGACCTTGCGAGCGGCGCGGGTCCGTCTCCTTCAAGGGCCGACGACGGCTAG
- a CDS encoding glutamine synthetase, protein MAQDLLKRIQDDRVKFICLQFTDVTGTVKSTDMPADRLHDVLANGVWFDGSSVEGFARIQESDMLLRLDPDTYRVLPWSEPERKRARILCDIHSSDGAPFPGDPRGSLKRMLAKAREKGWLFNTGPEPEFFLFRRDGNSIHPVPHDSGSYFDFSARDEAQRVRSEIMMALQSMGLDVEMGHHEVALGQHEIDFKYADALVTADNVITLKYTAKAVANVHNLTATFMPKPVFGINGSGMHTHMSIFDKNGGNIFFDAKDEFHLSPTAYAFMAGLIEHARGLCALVAPSVNSYKRIVPGYEAPVFVCWAQVNRSALIRIPRYTPGQDKATRIELRYPDPSCNPYLAFAAMLAAGMDGVERKLTPPAHVNNVNIYHLTPEEVAKRGIPILPGSLAEALEALAADSVLQEALGKELYEAFVRAKAAEWEDYRTHVTDWEIGRYLENA, encoded by the coding sequence ATGGCACAAGATCTGCTCAAAAGGATTCAAGACGACCGCGTAAAATTCATCTGCCTGCAGTTCACCGACGTCACCGGCACGGTGAAAAGCACCGATATGCCCGCCGACCGGTTGCACGACGTCCTGGCCAACGGAGTCTGGTTCGACGGCTCGTCGGTGGAGGGATTTGCGCGAATCCAGGAATCCGACATGTTGTTGCGCCTGGATCCGGACACCTATCGGGTGCTGCCGTGGAGCGAGCCCGAGCGCAAGCGGGCGAGGATCCTATGCGACATCCATTCCTCCGACGGCGCCCCGTTTCCCGGCGACCCGCGCGGCTCGCTGAAGCGGATGCTCGCCAAAGCCCGCGAAAAGGGGTGGTTGTTTAACACCGGTCCGGAACCGGAATTCTTCCTGTTCCGCCGCGACGGGAATTCGATTCACCCGGTCCCGCACGACAGCGGATCCTACTTCGATTTTTCCGCGCGCGACGAGGCCCAACGGGTGCGCAGCGAGATCATGATGGCGCTGCAGTCTATGGGCTTGGACGTGGAGATGGGGCACCACGAGGTGGCGCTCGGCCAGCATGAGATCGACTTTAAATATGCCGACGCCCTGGTCACCGCCGACAACGTCATCACGCTAAAATACACAGCCAAGGCGGTGGCCAACGTCCATAACCTTACCGCCACCTTCATGCCCAAACCGGTATTCGGGATCAACGGATCGGGGATGCACACCCACATGAGCATCTTCGACAAGAACGGCGGCAACATTTTTTTCGATGCGAAGGACGAGTTCCACCTCAGCCCGACGGCATACGCCTTCATGGCCGGGCTGATCGAACACGCCCGGGGCCTGTGCGCGCTGGTGGCGCCCAGCGTCAATTCCTACAAGCGGATCGTCCCCGGCTACGAAGCGCCGGTGTTCGTCTGCTGGGCGCAGGTCAACCGGTCGGCGCTGATCCGAATCCCGCGCTACACGCCCGGGCAAGACAAAGCCACGCGCATCGAACTGCGCTATCCGGACCCTTCCTGCAATCCCTACCTGGCTTTCGCCGCGATGCTGGCCGCCGGGATGGACGGAGTGGAAAGGAAATTAACGCCCCCGGCGCACGTCAACAACGTGAACATCTATCATCTGACTCCGGAGGAGGTTGCGAAACGGGGCATTCCCATTCTGCCCGGTTCACTGGCGGAAGCCCTCGAAGCCCTCGCCGCAGACAGCGTGCTGCAGGAAGCCCTAGGGAAGGAACTGTACGAGGCCTTCGTCCGCGCCAAGGCGGCCGAATGGGAGGATTACCGGACACACGTCACCGACTGGGAAATCGGGCGCTACCTCGAGAATGCCTGA
- the trmFO gene encoding methylenetetrahydrofolate--tRNA-(uracil(54)-C(5))-methyltransferase (FADH(2)-oxidizing) TrmFO, whose translation MADQARAPTLTVLGGGLAGSEAAWQAAERGIAVRLVEMRPGNATGAHRGGDLAELVCSNSLGSALPDRAAGVLQHELERMGSLLMACARECAVPAGAALAVDRERFARLATEKIFAHPRIEVVREEAVQIPSGPAVVATGPLTSPALSESLRTLTGVDHLYFYDAVAPIVVAESIDRRIAFSDSRNSLSADYLNCPLNGEEYARLVEELARAETIPLQPFEEDIRRGVRAGTPRFFEGCLPVEILARRGPETLAYGALRPVGLRDPRSGEKPCAVVQLRQENAARTLYNLVGFQTNLKEAEQRRVFRMIPGLERAEFVRYGQMHRNTFLNAPRLLLATLQFRDRPDLFFAGQLTGVEGYVGNIGTGLLAGRNAARLLRGLAPIVPPPETMLGALCLYVTRAEESHFQPMKTNFGLLPPVRIKRKRRLERNQAHAERAYRAFEGWIERGGLQD comes from the coding sequence ATGGCGGATCAAGCGCGCGCACCGACGTTGACGGTTTTGGGCGGCGGGCTGGCCGGCAGCGAAGCGGCCTGGCAGGCGGCCGAGCGCGGCATCGCCGTTCGGCTGGTGGAGATGCGGCCGGGGAACGCCACCGGCGCCCATCGCGGCGGCGACCTGGCCGAATTGGTTTGCTCCAATTCCCTCGGATCGGCCCTTCCCGATAGGGCCGCCGGCGTACTGCAGCACGAACTCGAGCGGATGGGGTCGCTGTTGATGGCTTGCGCCAGGGAGTGCGCCGTTCCGGCCGGCGCCGCGCTGGCGGTGGACCGGGAGCGGTTCGCGCGGTTGGCGACCGAAAAAATCTTCGCCCATCCGCGGATCGAGGTTGTCCGGGAGGAAGCCGTGCAGATCCCGTCGGGTCCGGCGGTCGTCGCCACCGGTCCGCTTACCTCCCCGGCACTGTCGGAATCGCTCCGCACGCTGACCGGAGTCGATCACCTGTATTTCTACGACGCCGTCGCCCCGATCGTCGTCGCGGAGAGCATCGACCGCCGGATAGCTTTTTCCGATTCGCGCAACAGCCTTTCCGCGGATTATCTGAACTGTCCGTTGAACGGCGAAGAGTATGCGCGCCTGGTGGAGGAGTTGGCGCGCGCGGAGACCATCCCCCTCCAACCGTTTGAGGAAGACATCCGCCGCGGCGTGCGCGCCGGAACGCCCAGGTTTTTCGAAGGCTGTTTGCCCGTCGAGATCCTGGCGCGGCGGGGGCCGGAGACTCTGGCTTACGGGGCGCTGCGGCCGGTCGGATTGCGCGATCCGCGTTCCGGCGAAAAGCCCTGCGCGGTCGTCCAATTGCGGCAGGAAAACGCCGCGCGGACGCTCTACAACCTGGTCGGATTTCAAACCAATTTAAAAGAAGCCGAACAGCGGCGGGTGTTCCGCATGATCCCGGGGCTGGAGCGGGCGGAGTTCGTCCGCTATGGGCAAATGCACCGCAACACGTTCCTCAACGCGCCGCGCCTTTTGCTGGCGACCCTGCAGTTCCGGGACCGTCCGGACCTATTCTTTGCCGGACAGTTGACCGGCGTCGAGGGGTACGTTGGGAACATCGGCACCGGCCTGCTGGCCGGGCGCAACGCCGCGCGCCTGCTCCGCGGACTCGCGCCGATCGTACCGCCGCCGGAGACGATGCTCGGCGCGCTGTGCCTGTACGTCACCCGGGCGGAGGAATCCCACTTCCAGCCGATGAAGACCAATTTCGGCCTGCTGCCGCCGGTGCGGATCAAACGAAAGCGCCGGCTGGAACGCAACCAAGCGCATGCCGAGCGGGCATACCGGGCGTTTGAGGGTTGGATCGAGCGGGGCGGGTTGCAGGATTAA
- a CDS encoding M28 family peptidase, translating into MTKLEANGRGWPERIVIRVTLCSAAIAAFSACMPAAPRDFSGERAFSLAREFLDFGPRVSGTDANRKAGDWIAAEVSAAGWDSFFDEGEYMNTPVRNVVGRKGGGPILLLGAHYDSRRCADQPRGGCPEPVLGANDGASGVAVLLELARTLELDWERRQVWLVFFDAEDNGGLDGWDWIAGSRQFARRVRQDMAAGAQFTAMILVDMIGDADQQIYLERNSDPALRGEIWAAADALGFGAFFIAEEKYRMIDDHIPFRELGIPAVDIIDFDFPFWHTTEDTLDKISAASLERVGRTVEVWLEGGAPEDRSGMGVPAKRASDA; encoded by the coding sequence ATGACCAAACTAGAGGCCAACGGTAGGGGATGGCCGGAACGGATCGTCATCCGCGTGACGCTTTGTTCAGCCGCAATCGCCGCTTTCTCCGCCTGCATGCCTGCGGCGCCGCGCGACTTCTCCGGGGAGCGGGCATTCTCCCTGGCGCGGGAGTTTCTGGATTTCGGGCCGCGGGTTTCCGGTACGGACGCCAACCGCAAAGCAGGCGATTGGATCGCCGCGGAAGTATCGGCGGCGGGGTGGGATTCCTTCTTCGACGAAGGCGAATATATGAATACGCCGGTACGGAACGTCGTCGGCCGGAAAGGCGGCGGACCGATCCTGCTTCTGGGCGCGCATTACGACTCGCGCCGCTGCGCCGATCAGCCCCGCGGAGGCTGCCCGGAGCCGGTGCTGGGCGCCAACGACGGCGCCTCCGGCGTCGCCGTCCTGTTGGAGCTGGCCCGCACGCTGGAGCTGGATTGGGAGCGGCGCCAGGTCTGGCTGGTGTTCTTCGACGCGGAAGACAACGGCGGTCTTGACGGTTGGGATTGGATCGCCGGTTCGCGGCAGTTCGCCCGGCGCGTCCGCCAGGACATGGCCGCGGGCGCGCAATTTACGGCGATGATCCTAGTCGACATGATCGGGGATGCCGACCAACAGATTTATCTGGAACGAAATTCCGATCCGGCCTTGCGCGGGGAGATCTGGGCCGCCGCCGATGCTTTGGGATTCGGGGCCTTCTTCATCGCCGAGGAGAAATACCGCATGATCGACGATCACATACCGTTCCGCGAGCTGGGCATTCCGGCGGTGGACATCATCGATTTCGACTTTCCCTTCTGGCATACGACGGAGGACACGCTGGATAAAATATCCGCCGCCAGCCTGGAACGGGTCGGCCGGACGGTGGAGGTCTGGCTGGAAGGCGGCGCCCCGGAGGATCGGTCGGGAATGGGCGTCCCGGCCAAGCGCGCCTCCGATGCGTGA